From Planococcus halocryophilus, the proteins below share one genomic window:
- a CDS encoding DUF4362 domain-containing protein, producing the protein MKKGFLLILLAIFLSACNPVKDSDLVIEQEEIITNSEKFEAFIENLNNGKEDKIRIVRRTTEGDPIFDTLDYNGENITYTHDNSHDKYADSSKGTQSGTCENIDNEQSENERIYRLSGCSSEIGKYFELEVSD; encoded by the coding sequence GTGAAAAAAGGATTTCTTTTAATTTTACTGGCCATTTTCCTAAGTGCGTGTAACCCAGTTAAGGATAGCGACCTTGTAATTGAGCAAGAGGAAATCATAACTAATTCGGAGAAATTTGAAGCGTTTATCGAAAATCTTAATAATGGAAAAGAAGATAAAATACGTATTGTCCGAAGAACTACAGAAGGCGATCCAATTTTTGATACGCTAGATTATAATGGAGAAAACATTACGTATACGCATGATAATTCCCATGACAAATATGCAGACTCATCTAAAGGAACACAAAGTGGGACTTGCGAAAATATAGACAATGAACAAAGTGAAAACGAAAGAATATATCGTCTAAGTGGCTGTTCTTCTGAAATTGGAAAGTATTTTGAACTTGAAGTTTCAGATTAA
- a CDS encoding zinc-binding dehydrogenase, whose protein sequence is MKAIQVTGYGDVDKLQLVELAIPEPGDNEVLIQIKACAINNTEIWMREGAYGTDSKSGWRPEGVHFPRIPGSDIAGRIIKAGKRVDKSMIGKDVVLFPFTSSGQEGTEHISEDMSFIGSEYDGGYAEYVVWPADLCFDMPLADYTESAVFSVSGMTAWHMAEQIQAYSGETIVVTGANGGVGSLNVQIASKVFGAKVIAIIGDLALTERVKELGATHVLSYKSPNLAKDILEVNGGPVDSVLDVVGDALFSTSLQVLKKGGKFCTSGSAGGQHTDLDFRTLYLKHLTLYGSVLGTIEEFKRMLKAISEGKIKPVIDRTFPLEQAQEAQVYFKKSGKLGKIVLLPEE, encoded by the coding sequence ATGAAAGCTATTCAAGTGACAGGATATGGTGATGTAGACAAGCTCCAGCTGGTTGAATTGGCGATTCCAGAACCTGGAGACAACGAGGTGCTCATCCAGATAAAAGCTTGCGCCATCAATAATACGGAAATTTGGATGAGAGAAGGAGCTTATGGTACCGACTCAAAGTCCGGATGGCGACCAGAAGGCGTTCACTTCCCGAGGATACCCGGTTCAGATATAGCAGGTAGAATCATAAAAGCAGGAAAACGCGTAGACAAATCCATGATTGGAAAAGATGTTGTCCTGTTCCCTTTCACTTCGAGTGGACAGGAAGGAACGGAACATATCTCAGAAGATATGTCATTTATCGGGTCGGAATATGATGGCGGATATGCGGAATACGTAGTCTGGCCGGCTGACCTTTGTTTTGATATGCCGCTCGCAGACTACACAGAAAGTGCGGTTTTTTCTGTTAGTGGGATGACTGCCTGGCATATGGCAGAACAAATTCAAGCGTATTCTGGCGAGACCATTGTGGTAACTGGCGCGAACGGAGGGGTTGGATCTTTAAACGTACAAATTGCCTCTAAGGTATTTGGCGCTAAGGTCATTGCGATCATTGGTGACCTAGCTTTAACCGAACGAGTAAAAGAGCTGGGGGCAACACACGTATTGTCTTATAAATCACCTAACCTCGCGAAAGACATACTCGAGGTAAATGGAGGTCCTGTGGATTCAGTCTTAGATGTTGTAGGCGATGCCTTGTTCTCCACTTCTCTTCAAGTCTTAAAAAAAGGCGGGAAATTTTGTACCTCTGGCTCTGCAGGTGGACAACACACAGACCTTGACTTTAGAACTTTGTACTTAAAACACCTTACGCTTTACGGATCTGTTTTGGGCACGATAGAAGAATTCAAACGTATGCTCAAAGCCATTTCAGAAGGCAAAATCAAACCCGTCATCGACCGGACTTTCCCTCTTGAACAAGCTCAAGAAGCTCAAGTGTACTTTAAAAAATCAGGAAAGTTAGGGAAAATTGTTTTGCTGCCAGAAGAATGA
- a CDS encoding IS3 family transposase — protein sequence MLELFDYVNWYNHVRLHSRLGYASPVTYRNAALKKVV from the coding sequence GTGCTTGAACTGTTTGATTACGTAAATTGGTACAACCATGTCCGTCTACACAGTAGACTCGGCTATGCCAGCCCTGTCACTTATCGAAACGCAGCCCTTAAAAAAGTTGTTTGA
- a CDS encoding DNA/RNA helicase, producing the protein MTKLELVTSQLVSHLERLAKEAVEIQWITAFAMKSGVKKIIPFLKQATDRGVSIKLLVGDYLFVTQSHGQDRIGKVIRTITSATIRSSCPYSFVTAQYSRSSP; encoded by the coding sequence ATGACTAAGCTGGAACTAGTTACTTCTCAGCTCGTTTCACATTTAGAACGATTAGCAAAAGAAGCGGTTGAGATTCAATGGATTACGGCTTTTGCGATGAAATCAGGTGTGAAGAAAATCATTCCTTTCTTAAAGCAAGCTACTGATAGAGGCGTGTCGATAAAGTTATTAGTAGGCGACTACCTTTTTGTCACGCAGTCACACGGCCAAGATAGGATCGGTAAGGTCATCAGAACGATTACGTCAGCCACAATCCGTTCCAGTTGTCCGTATTCGTTCGTAACCGCCCAGTACTCACGGTCCTCACCTTGA
- a CDS encoding nucleoside triphosphate pyrophosphohydrolase, translating to MPIYNKLVRDAIPEVIAKTGKEFSTRILSEDEYVVELKKKLSEELDEYHAAKNNEEAVEELADILELLHAATKIHGSSVEELENIRKAKAEKRGGFEKRIFLIEVEDD from the coding sequence ATGCCGATCTACAACAAACTAGTACGCGACGCGATACCTGAAGTAATTGCGAAAACAGGAAAAGAATTTTCAACTCGAATTTTATCAGAAGATGAGTATGTAGTGGAGTTGAAAAAGAAGTTAAGCGAAGAACTTGATGAATATCATGCAGCAAAGAATAACGAAGAAGCAGTGGAAGAGTTGGCCGACATACTTGAACTTCTTCATGCAGCTACAAAAATTCACGGATCTTCAGTGGAAGAACTAGAAAATATTCGTAAAGCAAAAGCTGAGAAGCGTGGCGGATTTGAAAAGCGGATCTTTTTAATCGAGGTAGAAGATGACTAA
- a CDS encoding SDR family NAD(P)-dependent oxidoreductase has product MPNLTNNVILVTGANRGQGKAIAENLALLGAVVGIGARNYDEAKRVAEMIGERAFPVQLDVTKESEWQLAVETLVNKFGKLDVLVNNAGALTRKSFRETTLDDFQQLINVNQLGVFLGMQAVLPQMEKQRKGSIVNNISISAFSPIAKSAAYAATKASVVAMSKVAAIELGSLGIRVNMVHPGGIETDMATGGEAVPAFYDSVPLGRIGQPIEIAKAVAFLASDDSSYCTGTEIVVDGGMTLGVTDE; this is encoded by the coding sequence ATGCCCAATTTAACGAATAACGTCATTCTTGTCACCGGAGCTAATCGAGGTCAAGGAAAGGCAATTGCCGAGAACCTTGCTCTATTAGGCGCCGTAGTAGGAATTGGTGCCCGGAATTACGACGAAGCTAAAAGAGTCGCCGAGATGATTGGCGAACGCGCCTTTCCGGTTCAGTTAGATGTTACAAAAGAGTCGGAGTGGCAATTAGCGGTTGAAACGCTGGTCAACAAATTTGGAAAACTGGATGTGTTAGTGAACAATGCTGGCGCACTGACACGCAAATCGTTTCGAGAGACGACGTTAGATGATTTTCAGCAGTTGATCAATGTTAACCAATTGGGTGTTTTTCTCGGCATGCAAGCGGTACTTCCGCAAATGGAAAAGCAACGAAAAGGTTCAATTGTAAACAATATCTCGATTTCTGCATTTTCCCCTATTGCGAAATCCGCCGCTTATGCAGCAACAAAAGCATCTGTCGTGGCCATGTCTAAAGTGGCTGCGATTGAACTCGGTTCACTCGGAATCCGTGTAAATATGGTCCACCCAGGAGGCATCGAAACAGACATGGCTACTGGCGGCGAAGCCGTTCCTGCGTTTTACGATTCTGTGCCATTAGGGCGTATTGGCCAGCCCATTGAAATTGCGAAAGCAGTCGCCTTTCTCGCTTCTGATGATAGTTCTTATTGTACAGGTACGGAAATTGTTGTCGATGGTGGCATGACGCTTGGAGTTACGGATGAGTGA
- a CDS encoding DEAD/DEAH box helicase family protein — MTKLELVTSQLASHLERLSKEAVEIQWITAFAMKSGVKKIIPFLKQATDRGVPIKLLVGDYLFVTQPDALQLLLEELPFAEVRIWRSGGTSFHPKSYLFRGTEASQLIVGSSNLSASALTNGVEWNLIAPTAVDAEVFEEATTQFLKYFYADQTVALNTETLAEYRSLHTEANIKRPISPVWSEADEVEITLGPAQPQQPEVAETKEVYNTPISPRPAQLEALEALDNVLEEEYSRAMVVLATGLGKTYLAAFFAAKFKRVLFVAHREEILTQAKQSFKHVHPDRTSAFYNASEKKTDADFIFASIYTLSSQYHLDRFEKDAFDLIVVDEFHHAAAPTYERLLNHFEPKFLLGITATPDRMDNKDVYALCDGNVAISIHFLDAIERNWLAPFHYYGVHDDTDYSAIPWRGNRYDEHELLQLQLRESFAENIFDEWNRYKQTRTIVFCSSVKQALYMNRFFQSKGVRSIALHGESHPQERKTARTKLDSGDIELIFTVDLFNEGVDIPKVDTLVFIRPTESLAVYTQQIGRGLRIADGKTHCVIIDFIGNYRNADLKLAVFNKEETKVGNKNVEPLIPLQCEFNLDLQVINLLEEMRKKRSPRKELLVMEYQELKKEMGRRPSYLDFHLHANIESKTVKQEFSSYVGMLAYADELTEPEQNVWLKYKNWLLEVEKTLMTKSYKLVVLSYMLSKGIEKWLEPITPQEAAPFFHSYLTERDYRMKVDFNDAQGKRLRKYDVKKIADLISEMPMTKWSGSAKEELVIFENNFFKFNLQPFPEENEVLYKWAQEIAEYRLHAYFEKKSIFTVLN; from the coding sequence ATGACTAAGCTGGAATTGGTTACTTCTCAGCTCGCTTCACATTTAGAAAGGTTATCCAAAGAAGCGGTTGAAATTCAATGGATAACAGCTTTTGCAATGAAATCCGGTGTGAAGAAAATCATTCCTTTCTTAAAGCAAGCTACTGATAGAGGCGTGCCGATAAAGTTATTAGTAGGCGACTACCTTTTTGTCACGCAGCCAGATGCGCTGCAATTACTACTAGAAGAGTTACCTTTTGCGGAAGTGCGGATTTGGCGGAGTGGGGGAACTTCATTTCATCCGAAATCTTATTTGTTTCGAGGGACCGAAGCTTCTCAGTTAATCGTTGGATCTTCTAATTTATCAGCGTCTGCTTTGACTAATGGAGTCGAGTGGAACTTAATCGCGCCAACTGCAGTGGATGCAGAAGTTTTTGAAGAAGCGACTACTCAGTTCTTAAAATATTTTTATGCCGATCAAACGGTGGCTCTAAATACAGAGACGCTGGCGGAATATCGGTCATTACATACAGAAGCGAATATAAAGCGACCTATCAGTCCTGTGTGGTCAGAGGCTGATGAAGTTGAAATTACTTTAGGACCGGCTCAGCCACAACAACCAGAAGTGGCTGAAACTAAAGAAGTTTACAATACGCCAATCTCTCCAAGACCGGCGCAACTAGAAGCGTTAGAAGCTTTAGACAATGTACTTGAAGAAGAGTACAGCCGGGCAATGGTAGTTTTAGCAACAGGTTTAGGGAAAACGTACTTAGCTGCTTTTTTTGCAGCGAAATTCAAACGAGTGTTGTTTGTTGCTCACCGCGAGGAAATTCTGACGCAAGCCAAGCAATCATTCAAGCATGTTCATCCGGATAGAACGAGTGCTTTTTACAATGCTTCGGAAAAAAAGACGGATGCTGATTTTATTTTTGCTTCTATCTATACATTGAGCAGCCAATATCATTTAGATCGTTTTGAAAAAGATGCTTTTGATTTAATTGTTGTGGATGAATTTCATCATGCAGCAGCACCAACTTACGAACGATTGTTAAATCATTTTGAGCCGAAATTTCTGCTAGGGATTACTGCCACACCAGACCGTATGGATAATAAAGATGTCTATGCTTTATGTGATGGAAACGTAGCGATTTCGATTCATTTTCTTGATGCCATTGAGCGAAATTGGCTAGCACCGTTCCATTATTACGGTGTACATGATGATACCGATTACTCAGCTATTCCGTGGAGAGGGAACCGGTATGACGAACATGAATTACTGCAGTTACAGTTACGTGAGAGTTTTGCGGAAAACATTTTTGATGAGTGGAACCGTTACAAACAAACGAGAACCATCGTTTTTTGTTCTTCGGTAAAACAAGCTCTTTATATGAATCGCTTTTTTCAAAGTAAAGGTGTTAGATCTATTGCCCTTCACGGTGAGTCTCATCCACAAGAACGGAAAACGGCTCGTACCAAGTTAGATTCTGGCGATATTGAACTGATTTTCACCGTAGATTTATTCAATGAAGGAGTCGATATTCCAAAAGTGGATACGCTCGTTTTTATTCGACCGACAGAATCGCTTGCAGTTTACACGCAACAAATTGGACGTGGTTTACGTATTGCGGATGGTAAAACACATTGTGTCATTATTGATTTTATCGGCAATTACCGAAATGCTGATTTAAAATTAGCTGTGTTTAATAAAGAGGAAACAAAAGTGGGAAATAAGAATGTCGAGCCGCTTATTCCTCTTCAATGTGAATTTAATTTAGATTTGCAAGTCATCAATTTATTAGAAGAAATGCGTAAAAAAAGATCACCACGTAAAGAGTTGTTGGTTATGGAGTATCAAGAATTGAAGAAAGAAATGGGAAGACGCCCGAGTTATTTAGATTTCCATCTTCATGCTAATATCGAATCTAAGACGGTAAAGCAAGAGTTTAGTAGTTATGTTGGTATGCTCGCTTACGCCGATGAACTTACAGAACCAGAACAAAATGTATGGTTGAAATATAAGAATTGGCTATTAGAAGTTGAAAAAACTTTGATGACCAAAAGTTACAAACTGGTTGTTTTGAGTTATATGTTGTCAAAAGGGATAGAGAAGTGGCTTGAGCCGATAACTCCACAAGAAGCGGCACCGTTTTTCCATAGCTATTTAACGGAAAGAGATTACCGTATGAAAGTAGATTTTAACGACGCGCAGGGGAAAAGACTGCGTAAGTATGATGTGAAGAAAATAGCTGATCTGATTTCAGAGATGCCGATGACAAAATGGAGCGGGAGCGCAAAAGAAGAGTTAGTTATTTTCGAAAATAATTTTTTCAAATTCAATTTGCAGCCTTTTCCTGAAGAAAATGAGGTTTTGTATAAGTGGGCTCAGGAAATAGCAGAGTACCGACTTCATGCATATTTTGAAAAGAAATCGATATTTACTGTATTAAATTAG
- a CDS encoding CBASS cGAMP-activated phospholipase, with translation MKKILSIDGGGVRGVIPALVLAEIEKRTGKPISELFDLIAGTSTGGLLALGLVKPNGNSTSMYTALELVKLYEDERKVIFANSFEHRLFSLGGLIDERYPSTGAESVFEKYFGETKLSEALTDVIITSYEIETRTSWFFKSTKAKMKDQQNRDAYMKDIARATSAAPTYFEPKQIKMHDVFSFIDGGVFANNPAMCAYVEAKCTYLNEENFLVVSLGTGEQQDPILYKDAKDWGLAEWAGPLLNVVFDGVSDTVDYQLRNLLPHQEGYERYYRFQTNLDTVSDKLDDSSDENFNALVHLAKDLIVRNDQQITALCEQLK, from the coding sequence ATGAAGAAAATACTATCTATTGATGGCGGAGGCGTTCGCGGAGTGATCCCTGCACTTGTTTTAGCTGAAATTGAAAAACGTACAGGTAAACCCATCTCTGAGCTTTTTGACTTAATTGCGGGTACGTCGACGGGTGGACTGCTGGCTTTGGGGCTTGTGAAACCGAATGGAAATTCGACTTCGATGTATACCGCACTTGAACTGGTGAAGTTATACGAAGATGAACGAAAGGTGATTTTCGCTAATTCATTTGAACATCGACTTTTTTCACTTGGGGGACTCATAGATGAGCGCTATCCTTCAACAGGAGCTGAGTCCGTATTTGAGAAATATTTTGGAGAAACAAAACTTTCTGAGGCTTTGACGGATGTCATTATCACGAGTTACGAAATTGAAACACGTACTTCATGGTTTTTCAAAAGCACTAAAGCCAAAATGAAGGATCAACAAAATCGAGATGCCTATATGAAGGACATTGCCAGAGCGACTTCCGCAGCTCCAACCTATTTCGAACCAAAGCAAATAAAAATGCATGACGTTTTTAGTTTTATCGATGGTGGTGTCTTTGCAAATAATCCTGCTATGTGCGCTTACGTTGAAGCTAAATGCACTTATTTAAACGAGGAAAATTTTTTAGTCGTTTCTTTAGGTACAGGAGAACAGCAGGACCCTATTTTATATAAAGATGCAAAAGATTGGGGTCTTGCGGAATGGGCCGGCCCCTTATTGAATGTTGTGTTTGATGGAGTCAGTGATACGGTCGATTATCAGCTCAGAAACCTTTTGCCCCACCAAGAAGGCTATGAGCGATATTATCGTTTCCAAACAAATCTAGATACGGTAAGTGACAAGTTGGATGATTCCTCGGACGAGAACTTTAATGCGCTAGTTCATTTAGCGAAAGATCTGATTGTACGGAACGATCAACAGATCACCGCTTTATGCGAGCAGTTAAAATGA
- a CDS encoding DNA/RNA non-specific endonuclease, whose translation MDIVFGLLLFVALLALVASIVMLLVSSIFKKGWTTKQAGLATGVSFAIMVGSVIGLGFTIEEIETTEEVESQPTLADSEKEKEELLAQENAEKQAAEEKKKEEARLLAEKEEKEKAEELLKEQEEERLEKEKIAEEEASTQLNNDLFAGYELIEVDGGNLSGHREAKVVVEVGFGDREYWAFTNEYGQLERVVAGEIVLQDDDNEAVLASGRYYSDEAKVPGVESDVLDEGHVLADSLGGVSNAYNITPQESTLNRHGDQAYMEDAIRTAGGATNFEAIITYPDTETQIPSSYQYTYTIMGNEVVDTFDNINPDKVNASLGLTESEPTESSSSTTNEDVSSVDTNGNGQVTIAEAKAAGFSMPIMSDHWLYPHMRDNDNDGMVGE comes from the coding sequence ATGGATATCGTTTTTGGTTTACTACTGTTTGTTGCCTTATTGGCTTTAGTCGCTAGTATCGTAATGCTACTGGTCAGTTCAATATTTAAAAAGGGATGGACGACAAAACAAGCAGGTTTAGCTACAGGAGTTTCATTTGCAATAATGGTTGGTTCTGTTATTGGCCTGGGCTTTACGATCGAAGAAATTGAAACTACGGAAGAAGTTGAAAGTCAGCCTACATTAGCGGATTCAGAGAAGGAAAAGGAAGAACTTCTAGCTCAGGAAAATGCTGAAAAGCAGGCTGCCGAAGAAAAGAAAAAAGAAGAAGCGCGTCTCTTAGCTGAGAAAGAGGAAAAAGAAAAAGCTGAGGAGCTTTTGAAAGAGCAAGAAGAAGAACGTTTGGAAAAAGAAAAAATTGCAGAAGAGGAAGCTTCAACCCAACTCAATAATGACTTATTCGCAGGATATGAACTCATCGAAGTCGATGGTGGAAATCTATCTGGACATCGCGAGGCGAAGGTGGTCGTCGAAGTCGGTTTTGGAGACCGTGAATATTGGGCATTTACGAACGAATACGGACAATTGGAACGAGTTGTAGCTGGTGAAATCGTTTTGCAAGATGACGATAATGAAGCTGTATTAGCGTCAGGTCGATATTATTCAGATGAGGCCAAAGTTCCTGGTGTCGAAAGTGATGTGTTAGATGAAGGACATGTACTTGCGGATTCGCTTGGCGGAGTATCGAATGCTTATAACATTACTCCACAAGAAAGCACGCTCAACCGACATGGCGATCAAGCGTATATGGAAGATGCCATCCGCACAGCAGGTGGCGCTACTAATTTTGAAGCGATTATCACTTACCCAGATACAGAAACTCAAATTCCTTCAAGTTATCAGTACACCTACACAATAATGGGGAACGAAGTCGTTGATACTTTTGATAATATAAACCCTGATAAAGTAAACGCATCACTCGGTTTAACAGAAAGCGAGCCTACGGAGTCAAGTAGTTCAACAACAAACGAAGATGTTTCGAGTGTTGATACCAACGGCAATGGACAAGTAACGATAGCAGAAGCCAAAGCAGCCGGTTTTAGTATGCCAATCATGAGTGATCATTGGTTATACCCGCATATGCGAGATAACGACAATGACGGTATGGTCGGCGAGTGA
- a CDS encoding putative bifunctional diguanylate cyclase/phosphodiesterase encodes MFKVNRFPVLILFLFVVVFFSLKIGFQENEWLMSLGINILQVIVGSLSLIWLSQAYRRTKHNQKIFWLLLIIGMSLYLSSTCLLLYLHISQGVILPGDMSYMIWLLAYLFFLAALLAKIKEMSASFPHDSYIFSSIIFMITAISISINFIINPFLKLSGSSWVVTITPVIYPAVDLTILFAIIILFYLIQNNEEKKYMLFCVIGFFFQVVGDLIYAYSLIKDAYQPGHFIDLLSLLSLFFIGIAGFYAKEIKNDGELKTLNSTRTIDGIISYTSIFVLLLLVVLSYQRNFNALSIGLLLTFFIVLWRQFQLLHKNKKLMNQFKHLAYHDPLTGLNNRRSFLEEIETVLKSHQDSQVALILINLDRFKFVNDTLGHHNGDEILAKISERFKENLSVDTLIFRTGGDEFTVVFSNATEVTCSALVDEILTGFRKSFILNDNEINVTASIGISMFPNHGVTSEELMKNADAAMCLSKENGKNIFSFYNTDLSIAMIRKQQIETELRKAIQNKQMFLAYQPKVDLKTLEIVGMEALLRWKHPELGWVSPVEFIPVAEESGQIISIGEWVLHQACQQNKRWQEQGYHCICVSVNVSVLQFQHGKFLETVHKAIQKSKLDPQFLELEITESIMQNIIESKEILESLKRMGIKTSIDDFGTGYSSLSVLSKLPIDTIKIDKAFVDELEVTGHYSTIKAIIDLSLNLNLNVVAEGIETEGQMKILKESGCTTGQGYLFSKPVDADEFETILQKIDFIKI; translated from the coding sequence TTGTTCAAGGTTAATCGTTTTCCCGTTTTAATTCTTTTTTTGTTTGTAGTGGTATTTTTTAGTTTGAAAATAGGATTCCAAGAGAACGAATGGTTGATGTCTTTAGGAATTAACATACTTCAAGTTATAGTAGGAAGTCTCAGTCTTATTTGGCTGTCTCAAGCTTATCGGAGAACCAAGCACAACCAAAAAATTTTTTGGTTGCTGTTAATAATTGGCATGAGCCTTTATCTAAGTTCCACTTGTTTGCTGCTCTACTTACACATCAGTCAAGGAGTTATTTTGCCTGGAGATATGTCGTACATGATTTGGTTGCTCGCCTATTTGTTCTTTTTGGCTGCCTTGCTCGCCAAAATTAAAGAAATGAGTGCTTCTTTTCCTCATGATTCTTATATCTTTAGTAGTATTATCTTTATGATTACTGCTATCTCTATCAGCATTAATTTCATAATTAATCCTTTTTTGAAACTTTCAGGAAGTTCTTGGGTGGTGACAATCACTCCTGTAATTTATCCAGCTGTTGATTTAACTATCTTGTTCGCGATCATAATTCTGTTTTATCTAATTCAAAATAACGAAGAAAAAAAGTATATGCTGTTTTGTGTGATCGGATTTTTTTTCCAAGTAGTAGGTGATTTAATCTACGCTTATTCGTTAATTAAAGATGCTTACCAACCTGGTCACTTCATCGATCTTTTATCGTTACTCTCTCTCTTCTTTATTGGGATTGCAGGGTTCTATGCTAAAGAAATCAAGAATGATGGAGAACTAAAAACCCTAAATTCTACCCGAACTATAGATGGTATTATTTCTTATACAAGTATTTTTGTTTTACTGTTATTAGTCGTTCTCAGCTATCAACGGAATTTCAATGCTCTTAGCATAGGTTTGCTTCTAACTTTTTTTATTGTACTATGGCGTCAATTCCAATTACTTCATAAAAATAAGAAGTTAATGAATCAATTTAAACATTTGGCTTATCATGATCCACTTACCGGACTAAACAACCGCAGAAGTTTTTTAGAAGAAATAGAAACTGTTTTAAAAAGTCACCAAGATAGTCAAGTAGCTCTTATACTAATAAATTTAGACAGGTTCAAATTTGTGAATGATACACTTGGACATCATAATGGCGATGAAATTTTAGCAAAGATATCAGAACGGTTTAAGGAAAATTTATCAGTAGATACTCTAATCTTCAGAACTGGAGGAGACGAATTTACCGTTGTCTTCTCTAATGCAACGGAAGTGACATGCTCCGCTTTGGTAGATGAAATTTTAACTGGGTTTCGAAAATCATTTATATTAAATGATAATGAAATTAATGTTACAGCAAGTATTGGAATTAGTATGTTTCCAAATCATGGAGTCACTAGTGAAGAATTAATGAAAAATGCTGATGCTGCCATGTGCCTATCAAAAGAAAATGGCAAGAACATTTTCAGTTTTTATAATACCGATTTAAGTATTGCAATGATCCGGAAACAACAGATTGAAACTGAGTTAAGAAAGGCTATTCAAAATAAGCAAATGTTCCTCGCTTATCAACCAAAAGTGGATTTAAAAACCCTGGAAATTGTTGGGATGGAAGCATTGCTGCGTTGGAAGCATCCGGAACTTGGCTGGGTTTCACCTGTTGAATTTATTCCTGTAGCTGAGGAATCTGGGCAAATTATTTCCATTGGCGAATGGGTTCTTCATCAAGCTTGCCAGCAAAACAAAAGATGGCAGGAACAAGGTTATCATTGTATATGTGTCTCTGTAAATGTGTCTGTCCTTCAATTTCAGCATGGTAAATTTTTAGAGACTGTTCACAAAGCGATACAAAAATCGAAATTGGATCCTCAATTTTTAGAACTTGAAATCACAGAGAGCATCATGCAGAATATTATAGAAAGCAAAGAAATTTTAGAAAGCCTTAAAAGGATGGGGATCAAAACCTCCATTGATGACTTTGGAACGGGGTATTCATCGTTATCTGTCCTCTCAAAATTACCAATTGATACAATCAAGATTGATAAAGCTTTCGTGGACGAATTGGAAGTGACTGGTCATTACTCCACTATCAAAGCTATTATTGATTTAAGCCTTAATTTAAATTTGAACGTAGTGGCTGAAGGGATAGAAACCGAAGGACAGATGAAAATTCTGAAAGAGAGTGGATGCACTACTGGCCAAGGCTATCTTTTCTCTAAACCAGTAGATGCAGATGAATTTGAAACGATACTGCAAAAAATTGATTTCATTAAAATTTAA